One Hordeum vulgare subsp. vulgare chromosome 4H, MorexV3_pseudomolecules_assembly, whole genome shotgun sequence DNA window includes the following coding sequences:
- the LOC123447691 gene encoding uncharacterized protein LOC123447691 isoform X2: protein MVGMTVRFSGSDPYSIEVGVREVERRDSVTTVHLQTGVVSVPACTGDMVILRSTDTLDKWQGDIRYWPNPSFTAESKKKRKDKSKIDQSFYGQQFERDVWISVRDEQVCIGSKLSLWVPNTKILIKPAPNPPANIRISHGKSVSQRKRRSSTQEECDGKQKIKVAINGYGNIGRALARAAFQSEDVALVAINDLSAGDEFSCMFRDIWDFGVKNCTSDILEGVHFYKASDPAAVPWYMTGAQFVVETSSDCSQDAEHYKKHASRYRRCSDLRLFDPLKTIVGPCDPSLSAPNSSRAPILEIEPVTPSDAKAVCDCFPLWTSNGVGSVVCVQGVDITFELVKTHMLILSNTRPSLNFAQLVRWCFDMLSQIPEAGECHVQMSEKPRWM, encoded by the exons ATGGTAGGGATGACCGTCCGCTTCTCTGGGTCAGATCCCTACTCCATTGAGGTTGGTGTTCGAGAAGTAGAGAGGCGGGATTCTGTTACTACAGTACATCTTCAGACGGGTGTCGTCTCCGTTCCTGCCTGCACTGGTGACATGGTTATACTGAGGTCCACAGATACCTTGGACAAATGGCAAGGAGACATTAGATATTGGCCAAATCCTAGCTTTACGGCTGAAtctaagaagaaaagaaaagacaaaaGTAAAATTGACCAAAGTTTCTATGGACAACAGTTTGAGAGAGATGTCTGGATTTCTGTGCGAGATGAGCAAG TGTGCATAGGCAGTAAACTGTCACTATGGGTGCCAAATACGAAGATATTAATTAAGCCAGCACCAAATCCTCCTGCTAACATTCGCATCAGTCAT GGCAAGTCTGTTTCGCAGCGAAAGCGCAGGTCATCTACACAGGAAGAATGTGATG GGAAGCAAAAGATTAAAGTTGCAATAAATG GTTATGGAAATATTGGGAGGGCCCTCGCTAGAGCagcttttcagagtgaagatgttGCCCTTGTTGCTATCAATGATCTGTCTGCAGGAGACGAATTT AGTTGTATGTTTAGGGATATATGGGACTTTGGAGTGAAAAATTGCACCTCCGATATTCTTGAGGGGGTCCATTTCTACAAGGCTAG CGATCCTGCTGCAGTCCCTTGGTACATGACTGGCGCTCAGTTTGTTGTGGAGACTAGTTCCGATTGTAGTCAGGATGCTGAACATTACAAG AAGCATGCGTCTAGATATAGACGATGTTCGGATCTCAGGCTCTTTGATCCTCTTAAGACAATAGTTGGCCCTTGCGACCCCTCGTTGAGCGCTCCCAACAGTTCGAGGGCCCCAATTCTTGAGATTGAACCTGTCACCCCAAGCGATGCCAAG GCTGTGTGTGACTGTTTCCCTCTCTGGACGTCCAATGGAGTTGGCTCAGTAGTTTGTGTTCAGGGGGTTGATATTACTTTTGAGTTGGTAAAGACGCATATGCTGATACTGAGTAACACCCG TCCTAGCTTGAACTTTGCGCAGCTTGTGAGATGGTGTTTCGACATGCTGAGCCAGATCCCAGAAGCAGGAGAATGTCACGTTCAGATGAGTGAAAAGCCACGATGGATGTAG
- the LOC123447691 gene encoding uncharacterized protein LOC123447691 isoform X1 has protein sequence MQSPAPASSSSISLPPPMPSFPESMVGKTLHLLLPYHDATIRGIERSKDDKLTRVKIEALPGVAFSSGQLRLESTTGLKFEGALRVDDISRHECTLTVHDDQVHYCRSCTGVRVPTFPPFSETMVGMTVRFSGSDPYSIEVGVREVERRDSVTTVHLQTGVVSVPACTGDMVILRSTDTLDKWQGDIRYWPNPSFTAESKKKRKDKSKIDQSFYGQQFERDVWISVRDEQVCIGSKLSLWVPNTKILIKPAPNPPANIRISHGKSVSQRKRRSSTQEECDGKQKIKVAINGYGNIGRALARAAFQSEDVALVAINDLSAGDEFSCMFRDIWDFGVKNCTSDILEGVHFYKASDPAAVPWYMTGAQFVVETSSDCSQDAEHYKKHASRYRRCSDLRLFDPLKTIVGPCDPSLSAPNSSRAPILEIEPVTPSDAKAVCDCFPLWTSNGVGSVVCVQGVDITFELVKTHMLILSNTRPSLNFAQLVRWCFDMLSQIPEAGECHVQMSEKPRWM, from the exons ATGCAGTCTCCTGccccggcgagctcgagctcgatctCGCTGCCTCCCCCCATGCCGTCTTTCCCTGAGAGCATGGTGGGGAAGACTCTCCACTTGCTCCTTCCGTACCACGACGCCACCATCAGGGGCATTGAGCGGAGCAAGGACGACAAGCTGACCCGCGTCAAGATCGAGGCTCTGCCCGGGGTTGCGTTTTCTTCTGGGCAACTGCGGCTGGAGAGCACGACAGGGCTAAAGTTTGAAGGCGCTCTCCGCGTGGACGACATCTCTCGGCACGAATGCACGCTTACAGTTCATGACGACCAAG TGCACTATTGCCGCTCCTGCACAGGAGTCAGAGTCCCAACTTTTCCCCCATTCTCAGAGACCATGGTAGGGATGACCGTCCGCTTCTCTGGGTCAGATCCCTACTCCATTGAGGTTGGTGTTCGAGAAGTAGAGAGGCGGGATTCTGTTACTACAGTACATCTTCAGACGGGTGTCGTCTCCGTTCCTGCCTGCACTGGTGACATGGTTATACTGAGGTCCACAGATACCTTGGACAAATGGCAAGGAGACATTAGATATTGGCCAAATCCTAGCTTTACGGCTGAAtctaagaagaaaagaaaagacaaaaGTAAAATTGACCAAAGTTTCTATGGACAACAGTTTGAGAGAGATGTCTGGATTTCTGTGCGAGATGAGCAAG TGTGCATAGGCAGTAAACTGTCACTATGGGTGCCAAATACGAAGATATTAATTAAGCCAGCACCAAATCCTCCTGCTAACATTCGCATCAGTCAT GGCAAGTCTGTTTCGCAGCGAAAGCGCAGGTCATCTACACAGGAAGAATGTGATG GGAAGCAAAAGATTAAAGTTGCAATAAATG GTTATGGAAATATTGGGAGGGCCCTCGCTAGAGCagcttttcagagtgaagatgttGCCCTTGTTGCTATCAATGATCTGTCTGCAGGAGACGAATTT AGTTGTATGTTTAGGGATATATGGGACTTTGGAGTGAAAAATTGCACCTCCGATATTCTTGAGGGGGTCCATTTCTACAAGGCTAG CGATCCTGCTGCAGTCCCTTGGTACATGACTGGCGCTCAGTTTGTTGTGGAGACTAGTTCCGATTGTAGTCAGGATGCTGAACATTACAAG AAGCATGCGTCTAGATATAGACGATGTTCGGATCTCAGGCTCTTTGATCCTCTTAAGACAATAGTTGGCCCTTGCGACCCCTCGTTGAGCGCTCCCAACAGTTCGAGGGCCCCAATTCTTGAGATTGAACCTGTCACCCCAAGCGATGCCAAG GCTGTGTGTGACTGTTTCCCTCTCTGGACGTCCAATGGAGTTGGCTCAGTAGTTTGTGTTCAGGGGGTTGATATTACTTTTGAGTTGGTAAAGACGCATATGCTGATACTGAGTAACACCCG TCCTAGCTTGAACTTTGCGCAGCTTGTGAGATGGTGTTTCGACATGCTGAGCCAGATCCCAGAAGCAGGAGAATGTCACGTTCAGATGAGTGAAAAGCCACGATGGATGTAG